A genomic stretch from Helianthus annuus cultivar XRQ/B chromosome 1, HanXRQr2.0-SUNRISE, whole genome shotgun sequence includes:
- the LOC110865107 gene encoding cytochrome P450 71AV8: MDIQFLCSALFFSAGLYFFFSKIITGFRSFNPPDSNKNLPPQPWKLPLVGHLHHLLGTPPHHALRNIARKLGPVVHLQLGQVSAVIISSPPLARQIMKTHDLSFANRPKLLSAEIIAYNYKDIAFAPYGDYWRQMRKICVLELLSARKVQSFRSIREQESWDLIESISTQRLKTINLSDKIFTMINTIVSRISVGSRCKDQDMLLELIREGMDLSGGFDVSDLFPSITLLPRITGTRKKMEMISKKADAILNNIILEHKERHASHANEEDLVDVLLRLKDDECFNFPLNLYNIKAVIVDMFAAGSDTSSVTVEWAMSELMKNPRVMKKAQDELRNVLKEKTKIHESDIQELDYLKQVIKETLRLHPPLPFLLPRECREDCEIGGFHIPIKTKVIINAWMIGRDPDYWIDPESFIPERFSESTLNIMGTNFEYLPFGAGRRMCPGILLGLANVELPLAMLLYHFDWELPSGPTSKNFDMFESFGATLKRKNDLLLVPHPYNTDY, encoded by the exons ATGGATATCCAGTTTCTTTGTTCAGCCCTTTTCTTCTCTGCTGGCCTCTACttctttttctcaaaaataatcaCTGGGTTTAGAAGCTTCAACCCACCTGATTCAAACAAAAACCTTCCTCCACAGCCATGGAAGCTCCCTCTAGTTGGCCACTTACATCATCTCCTAGGAACACCACCACATCATGCTCTAAGAAATATAGCCCGAAAACTAGGACCAGTTGTTCATCTACAACTGGGCCAAGTCTCTGCTGTCATAATCTCATCTCCTCCTTTGGCAAGACAGATAATGAAAACTCATGATCTCTCTTTCGCAAACAGGCCCAAGCTTCTCAGTGCTGAGATCATCGCGTACAACTACAAGGACATAGCATTCGCCCCTTACGGTGATTACTGGAGACAAATGCGTAAGATATGTGTCTTGGAGCTTTTAAGTGCGCGAAAAGTTCAATCGTTTAGATCTATTCGTGAACAAGAGTCATGGGACCTCATTGAGTCCATCTCTACTCAAAGATTGAAAACAATCAATCTTTCAGACAAGATTTTCACCATGATTAACACCATCGTAAGTAGGATTAGTGTTGGGAGCAGATGCAAGGATCAAGACATGCTTCTTGAATTGATTAGGGAGGGTATGGATCTATCTGGTGGTTTTGATGTTTCTGATCTATTTCCATCTATCACATTACTGCCTCGAATTACTGGTACAAGGAAAAAAATGGAGATGATAAGCAAAAAGGCGGACGCGATATTGAATAACATCATCTTGGAGCACAAAGAACGCCATGCCAGCCACGCGAATGAAGAAGATCTTGTTGATGTTCTATTGAGGCTCAAAGATGATGAGTGCTTCAATTTTCCGTTAAATCTTTACAACATTAAAGCAGTCATAGTG GATATGTTTGCAGCAGGATCTGATACTTCTTCGGTGACAGTTGAATGGGCTATGTCAGAGCTAATGAAGAATCCAAGGGTGATGAAGAAGGCACAAGATGAACTCAGGAATGTACTTAAAGAAAAGACAAAAATCCACGAGTCGGATATTCAAGAACTAGACTACCTTAAACAAGTTATTAAGGAAACCTTAAGGTTGCACCCTCCTCTTCCATTTTTATTACCTAGAGAGTGTCGTGAGGATTGTGAGATTGGAGGATTCCATATACCAATCAAAACAAAAGTTATAATCAATGCGTGGATGATTGGGCGCGACCCAGATTATTGGATTGACCCGGAAAGTTTCATACCGGAGCGATTTAGTGAGAGCACTCTTAACATCATGGGAACAAATTTTGAATATCTCCCTTTTGGGGCCGGAAGAAGAATGTGCCCGGGCATCCTCTTGGGGTTGGCTAACGTGGAGCTTCCTCTCGCGATGCTACTCTATCACTTCGATTGGGAACTTCCAAGTGGACCAACATCTAAAAATTTTGATATGTTCGAGTCTTTTGGAGCTACTCTAAAGCGAAAGAATGACTTGCTTTTAGTTCCACATCCTTACAACACCGACTATTAA